The DNA region GGTATTATATTTTCCATTTCTTCTTTATCAATTAATCCCTTATCCATCTCTTCCTGAAAAAGAGAATGATCTTTTGTTAATCTTAGTATCGAATTTTTCCTTATTAAGTATGTTCTTGAATCACCAATATTTAAGATTTTTGCATTTTTATCTATAATAAAAACTGCATTAAATGTTGTTCCCATTCCTTTATAATTATTATTACTTATTGATTTATCAAAAATCTTTTCATTTAATTTCTTACAAAATTCAATTAAATTTTTATCTGAAAAAATTAATTCTGGAGAGGGGCTCTCTTCTTCTTCCCCTCTCCATGTTATAGCAAAATCTCCTCTTTGGTAAACAAAATCTTTTAAATATTCAATCGCCAAAGAAGATGCTACCTCACCTGCTCTATGACCTCCCATACCATCACAAACACAGAGCACAGTAAAATTTTCTTTTGATAAAATTAAATAGTTATCTTCATTGTTTTCTCTTACATTACCTATATCGCTTTTTCCATAAGTAAAAATTATTTTTCGCATCATAGAATTTTAAACACTAAGATGGTATCTCCTATTTT from Caldisericia bacterium includes:
- a CDS encoding Stp1/IreP family PP2C-type Ser/Thr phosphatase encodes the protein MMRKIIFTYGKSDIGNVRENNEDNYLILSKENFTVLCVCDGMGGHRAGEVASSLAIEYLKDFVYQRGDFAITWRGEEEESPSPELIFSDKNLIEFCKKLNEKIFDKSISNNNYKGMGTTFNAVFIIDKNAKILNIGDSRTYLIRKNSILRLTKDHSLFQEEMDKGLIDKEEMENIIPKNVITKAIGIKEDVEPDIYSLSLEKNDRLILVTDGIHDLLSDEEIYKIMGKGKLETCVKKLINKGKEKGGFDNMTVVIALINI